In Neoarius graeffei isolate fNeoGra1 chromosome 17, fNeoGra1.pri, whole genome shotgun sequence, a single window of DNA contains:
- the LOC132864767 gene encoding olfactory receptor 10A2-like, which translates to MSLCLSFQVGKDVNNIEIYIIMSDLNSSLLQNASFVRPEYFFISGFSGIPFSQYYFIFLIFVYIVSLCGNSLVLFMILVDRTLHIPKYMGIFNLALSDFGEANALIPNLVKTFLFQSQYISYDACLANMFFTFFFSGGQSLTLVVMAYDRFIAICFPLRYHAIVNHSFMFVTLTAIWPFNIMIVGTMVVLITRLSFCKTNEVKSFFCDHGPIFKIACNDNRLNQFMANIGIVIYLYVPLTGIVVSYLGILLALIQITTWEGRLKAFKTCISHLLVVGIYFLPITSTYIAAALSSLHPNARIINTSLSLTIPPMLNPIIYALSTKEFRNFIVKIIKKKTTISQVQALSK; encoded by the coding sequence atgtcatTATGTCTGTCATTTCAAGTTGGGAAGGACGTGAACAACATTGAAATCTACATCATCATGAGTGATTTGAACTCCAGTTTACTACAAAATGCATCATTTGTGCGTCCAGAGTACTTTTTCATCAGTGGATTTTCTGGAATACCTTTCAGTCAATActactttatttttttaatctttgtCTATATTGTCTCACTGTGTGGGAACTCACTCGTCCTTTTCATGATATTAGTTGACCGAACTCTGCATATTCCTAAATACATGGGGATCTTTAATTTAGCTCTGTCAGACTTTGGTGAAGCAAATGCACTGATTcctaaccttgtgaagacttttcTTTTTCAGTCACAGTACATATCCTATGATGCTTGCTTGGCGAACAtgttttttacttttttcttttctggTGGACAGTCTTTGACTCTTGTTGTCATGGCATATGATCGTTTTATTGCTATTTGCTTTCCTCTGAGATACCATGCGATTGTAAATCACTCCTTCATGTTTGTAACTTTAACAGCAATATGGCCATTTAATATTATGATAGTAGGCACCATGGTGGTTTTGATTACACGACTTTCATTCTGTAAAACCAATGAGGTAAAAAGCTTTTTTTGTGACCATGGACCAATTTTTAAAATTGCATGTAATGACAATCGCTTAAATCAGTTCATGGCAAACATTGGTATTGTAATATACCTCTATGTACCCTTGACTGGAATAGTTGTATCTTACTTAGGCATTCTGTTGGCCCTAATTCAAATTACAACATGGGAGGGTCGTCTTAAAGCGTTCAAAACATGTATCTCTCATCTATTGGTTGTAGGAATATATTTTCTTCCTATAACAAGTACATACATTGCAGCTGCACTATCATCTCTCCATCCTAATGCTCGGATAATTAATACTTCACTATCATTAACAATTCCACCTATGTTAAATCCCATTATTTATGCCTTGAGCACAAAGGAATTCAGAAACTTCATAgtgaaaattattaaaaagaaaactacaatttCTCAGGTGCAGGCTTTGTCAAAGTGA